In Botrytis cinerea B05.10 chromosome 3, complete sequence, the genomic stretch TTCGGAACGGGGATGCGATGACGGAAGGGAAATTACTGACTGTGGGATGTAGAGATGTAGGGAATCAGAATCGGAGTGAGGTTTCGGAAAAGAAAGGAGTGCATAATATAGATGATATACCGAATGCACCACCTGTGTCTACAATCTCAACTGCGGACTTACCGGGTGGTGTGCCGGAGGATCAGATGAAAAATGCAAAGGGTCACAAGTTGGGTCATTTGCAGAGTGTTAATAGGATTATTGATTCGTAGTGTTTAGGGGTATGGGTGGATGtgtgagagggagaggattCGTAACGGATGTTTGGGGGTTTTGCTGGAGATTTATGTTTTTCAGAGGGAAGCAGAGGAGAGGAGGTGTTCTTTGAAGGGATAGGGCAGAACAGAACAGCGCAGagtgattttttattttttattgattttttttttagaaaaatATAGATACCATTcattgcatgcatgcatgcatgatACATTACATACCCACGTATCGATCGACCTTTTAATTCTatcttcattcaatttttgtTTGCTATCGTATAAACTATCATCGAGAGAATTtatgattcaaaatatcctAGGTATCTATAGTGATCCTATTTAGATTgtgaattataaaatttcagTTATAACGAGATGGTGAGTAGGTGAGGGAAATGTAAGAAGTTGGTTAGttagtcagtcagtcagtcagtcagatagatagaaaataataaatcacaaAGTAAAACAAACCTACTTATAAAATCtagattttgtattttgtattttgtatacatatacatatacatgtatgtaaTTATGGATTGTTAATTTTTCTTTGTGAATGAATGTTTTTCTGAATGGCTTTGTGATTGGATTGTGTTGTAGGATAGATGTATTTATGTCTATACTTATACTTATACTTAAAATTCCTTACAGGAAATAAAATTGGCATGGATGTTATTCTGTTGTATATGTATAATGATagagatttggaaaatttTGGGATTCTGGGATTCTGGAGTGTGGAGTGTGGAGTGTGGAGTGTGGAGTGTGGAGGATTGATTTTGTGGTTGGTTGATGTatgttgtggttgtggttgtggttgtggttgatgGTGTGgttgatgtatatatatgtatatatgtatgtatgtagataAACAGACAGATCGTCAAGAACTCTCTGcgattcttttcttctcgttcaggagaagaagaatgggatTCTTAATTTTATTTGTGAATGTGAGAATGTGAGAATGTGAATTCATGGTACTTGGAGATCTATATTGGACTTGTATTTGTGTtggattttggttttgatgggatgggatgggatgggatggaagatATAAGGTTTATGGAAGAGTTCTATATGTATTGCGGTTTGtggtatgtgtgtatgtgatatgatatgaaataATAGTATAGATAGAATATGACGATTGATCGatacaaaagaaatatagTAGTAGTAGCAGTACTAGATTGCGAACGCGCAGTATGTGGTATATATGAAATGACAGCCTCCTCCGTCTCTCTATTTCAACtcaatcctcctcctcctccttctctcctctccctcccccatTTGCCTCCTTTTTTTCCAATCCCCAAAAAACCGCAACGCACCAAACAAACCTAAATCTTATCCCCCAAAATATCACTCACACTCCCACTCGCCGAATGACTCGGACTATATGCACTACTCCCTGGCGTATATCGAAATCCATCCGCCACACTTCCACCCTCTTCACTCCCATCATTATCTTCATAAGCGGGTaatacttcttcatcttcattttccatttcactTTGAATTAAAATTCCATGCGTATATCCattgaaatggaagatttgaTCTTCGGATATATTTCGTTGGTGAataggaagaggaagagaagatgaggaacGTCCTTCTTCTGCGGCTACCATGTCACCTACTACATCTGCCGCGTTGCGGAATGAGGAAATGTCTTGTCCGACGGAAATTTCGGATTCGTTGTCACTCTCGCTTTCGCAGTCGGAATCGGAATCTTCGTTGAGTAAaccatctttttcttcgaaatCTTGTTCGCGGCCTAGAACGCGGTACCACCAGTTCTGGAAACTTGGTTGACGAGAAACACGACGTCTGCAGCGTTGTTCGCGACGGGCTTGACGGGTAGAACGGGCTTTGGGACTGCAGGTGCGGCGATGCAGGGTTATGAGcaggatggagaggagaaatcCGATGATTGCGAATTTGAGGATGTGGAAGGGGAAGTGGGGGGGACCACTATGGGGTGGGCCGTGGGGTGGAGGACCGGAGAAGGATTCTTCGAGGAGATGGGGTGGGCTGTTGAAGTGCGAGGGTTCGGATTCGGAGTGCGGAGGGGGATTGGAGAAATCGGGATGGGAGTCTGGGGGACTGGGGTGGAAGGGGGGTTCTTGGTCTTCGGTGTCTTGGTGGAGATCGCTGTGAGGTGGGCCGTGGTGGAATTCTTGGTCGTGTGGGTGATGTGATCCTTCATGTTCTGGTCCATCGAATGGCCCTTCGTGTGGATGATCGAAATCCGGGCCATCAAATGATGGTGGTCCTTGTTCATGATGCGGTTTAGCGTGTTTTCCATGACGCCCTTCAAATTCATCCTCAAAATTGTCATGGCCCCTATGAGGTCTTtctaatttttcaaattcctcTTCATGATGTCCATCATGATGTCTAGGTCGTCCTTCCCAAGGTCCAtgttcctcttcatcatcatggaAAGGATGACTTTCATGGTGTCTTCCGTGTTCAAATCCATGAGGACCGAATTCATGTGGAGGAGGTCCGTGGGGAGGTTCGTGTGGTGGCCCATGAGGTCCATGGGGTCCAGGATGATGAAAGCCAAAAGGAGGAGGGTAATGACAAATTGGAAGAATGTGGTGGGGACGAGAAGGGAAGTGTGGACCGGTATGATTGTTCTTGCCGTGAGGTACATGTGGAGAAGTATGGTTTCCGGCAGTATGGTTACCTGGTTTTCCATGGAATCCTTTACCATGTTTCTTACCCTTCTTTGAGTGTGATTCGCGAGAGTGATGGAAAGATTCTTCGTTGAATTCATCACCAGAGATTCTTCCGTAGAATTTACGAGCCCTCTCGCTAATAACTGCAGCGACGCATCGAAGACTATCACAATCTCTGATTCTGTCATCAAGGTTATGATGTTCTTGAGCGTGTTTTGAGATGTGATGCTTCTTTTTATGGATGAGATACTTCAACTCTTTCATTTGAGCTTTCATGTATCTAAGCTCGGCCAACTCTTTGTGAATGTTGAACTCTTTGTGACCCATATGATGTTTACGCTCTCCTTCTGGGCGGTTGTCCATATGATGTTCATGTTCTCCGTCAGGACCCTTTCCATTATGATGTTTGCGTTCCTCTTCAGATCCCTTGTCCATATGGTGTTTACGTTCTCCTTCAGGTCCCATTCCTTTATGATGTTGCTTATCCGACGATGAATGATGTTCCATAACTTGATCATCTTCCGAAGAAATAGTTTCGATGTTCATGATTTCTGTCTCTTCAGTTTGTCTGAATAAAACGGAGAATCCTGAATTCTCAATTGTCTTTCCatccaaaaaatcaatcataaACTTCATAAGTTGCCCACGTGGTTTGCCATCAATAACGACACAATTGAAAGACCATGATCCTACTACGATTTTATTTGTTGATGTCGAAATGGAACCTTTGCcggatgagattgaagtttcCGAATCGAATGTTTGTGAAAGAGGTTGGCCATCGATCAAGACATTCCCAAAGCCACATGCTTCTGTGGAATGAAGGATATCAACTCGGAGATCTAGAGGGTTGACATCAGCTGAGGAGGAATCATGTCCAACATCAAGGCGAACGAATCCCATGGTATAAGCTTCTAGAAGTAGAAATTAGTTTGGATAGACGTAGGTAGCGAATCAGATATAAGTTTACCCGTcgcatcaacatcattctTTTCGAATTCGACATCAACGTCTTGTTCTGAAGTTGGTGGTAGAACAAACGCCGACACTATGGCCGGCGCAAGTAAGAATGCCTTCAAAAGGCTACGCATAATGAATAAGAGAACACAGAAGCAAAAGACAGAGTGGAATAGTAacaaatactaataaatagAAGAATATTATGCAATAGcacaatatcgatatcgagatGTGATGTAAATTAGACGGACTGCTGTATGTACTACTTCCACCCGTACAATATATAACCgaacaatcaaaaaaagatcaaaaacaaactttGACCCAAAAACAGAGAAAGGCTTAAGAgttaaaaggaaagaaatggaaagaaatccTCGATAATAATATCACGATATAAggtttattattttcatgCTCCCCCACTGCCTTACGAGTCCCTTCACAATTGCGCAGTCATGATTAGCAGAAACTAACCAAAACGATATTACGCGTCGTCAGCATCAAAGCGGTTATCACGGCGTGAGAAGGCTGAATATGGCTGTTCATGATAGGATAGCAAATAAGAAACGAGATGTGTTTGCGTGTGCACTGTGAGGAAGTGTATCTGGATGTGTGAGTTGGAGGCGACGACTAcgattttgatatggatCTGTACTTTTAGACAACATCATAGTGAAGGGTGGAAATGGGTTGTGATTGAGGACCATGAGTGAAGCGTGATATTGGTGATAAGCAGACCTTGCACGTGCCTCCACTCGCATATTTCGGACATTTGGAGTTCGAGTTTCTGTCGGTACCGACAGTGGAAATTGGACATTAGTGTTGCCTGGAATTTAAGGCCAATAAGCTTCATGCCTCAGTTTTGACTCTCCCTAGCCATTCAGCCATTCTCTCATTTTGCCTAGCTGGTCAATCTCGAAACCCGTCGTAATTCGATACGGTAACCTGCACACCTCCATTGTTCcttgaatatcaaatccaccCAAGCTGAGCGAGCGCATAGCAAACAACATTATATCATCCATCGATTCATCGTCAATATGGTTGTATGTACCCCCCCAGAACGATTTCTGCATTTTCACATTCTCCACAAGCTGCATCACTTGCGCGCATACCATCTGCGATActaattctctctcttgcaGCTTCCCTTAGGTCTACTCACGGCCGCACAAGGTCACCCAATGCTGGTTGAGCTTAAGGATGGCGAAACTTTGAACGGCCATTTAGTATCGTGCGATACTTGGATGAATTTAACGCTAAAGGAGGTGGTTCAAACGAGTCCGGTATGAAAGATTATGGCGAGGGCGGAGCTGGGACGTTGGGTTGGAATGCGCTGAAGCTAATACGTCAAAATTCAGGATGGTGATAAATTTACAAGGTTACCAGAAATATATGTCAAAGGAAACAATGTACGTTTATTTTCGGGGAAACTCGACTCGGGGTCAAGAACCCATATCCTAATTCATGCTGCAGATCAAATATCTCCGAATGCCAGATGAAATTATCGATCTAGTAAAGGATCAACAACAAGGACAACAAAGCAATTACAGAGGCCGCGGAGGCAATAGGGGCGACAGAGGTGGCGACCGAGGTCGTGGTGGTAGAGGTggcagaggaagaggaagaggagggagaggcGCGTGAAACattgatggtggtggtaatGAGCTGAAATTGGACTCGAAGAAGCTACATAATGGCACGTATGATATACACAAAGTGCAGAGGGGCGGCTACATTTCTTCTTTATGAACATCGAAGGATTTCGATACATGCAGCAAGTTTGCCTTGAAATGATGCAGGCAGGCATGGCAGGTATATGATAGGTTCACATTGGATGTGAGAAATCGTCGAGGCACATATAAACATGTCTCTCAGCAAAGTCTCAAACCATCACATATTCCGAGATCATAGCccacaacaaaaacaaatattccccccaattcttcaatcctGAGTTTCCCTCGTGGCAAATTGAAATTGCCCCTGGTCGTTCGTATGAATCCCGCCCAACGAATCGCGGGGATCACTTCTTCCCCTCTGTTCCCACGTGATTCTACAACATTTCCGCCGCGCCTAGAAATGTTTCCGCGAAccttgaaaataaaatttatagaTCAACTCAATGACGACCACAAAAATTCCAATTGATGGACTGTGGCGATGTCTTTGTCCTTCTATAGACACACTTGTTCTTGCGCGTCCTAATACCTTTAATCAATTACCCAGGAAGTTCTTGAACCGTCCTTTGgtgaagaataaaaagatcCCAACATGTCCAAAGAGTCGATCCTTTCACACCACTACCACGACTTCATTGCCTGTGTTAAATGGACAATATACCCCGAGATCACGAAATGTTAGAGGGAAGCTGAATACAGCGAAATCTATTAACTTGGAACAACTGCGCAACGATGAGATTCATGAGCGATTGAGGGAATTGAAGACGGAAGAGGGGGCATATACCCAAGTTGCAGAAGTGGTGGAATATTTGGTGAAGGTCAGGGAGGAGAAACCTGCGTTGATACATTATGATGCATTAATTGCAGCTAATGCGGATCCTGAATATGGCAGTGTAGAGGTTGTGAGGACTTTATTGGAGGAGATGAAGGGGTTGGGAATTGGTGCTGATTCGGGGCTTTATCATACTGTTCTACAAGTATGTATACTTTACGATCTCTCTTTGGAGTAAGATGGCTAATGGTTGATGTTTCATAGGTACTTGCGATTCATCCAGACTATCTTTTGCGAACTCAGATattggaagaaatgaaggaacGTTGGTATGGTTTATCTCCAACTGGATGGCATAATTTGGTCATTGGTCTACTTCGCGATCGTCAATATGAATTGGCTATGGACAAATTTGAACAAATGCAAGCAGATCAAATCGGAATTAAGCCATGGCTTTAcgatatcttcttctttaaatTATGTGAATTGGATGAGTTGGATGAAGCTCTAAGACTGTTGAAGTCTCGATATGACCAACCAGTACTGGCTATGCATATGTATTATCACTTATTGGATTCATTTGCTAGTTCATTTCATGTAAGCAAGTTTTATACAATAACCTTATTTTCATCTATTGACTTTTGTTGTAGTATGAAGGTACCAGTTATATCTGGAGACTTCTGGTTGAAACTTCGGAGATGAATCCTGCAGATGGAACTTGTACAGCAGTATTAAATTGTGCTGCTCGTCATGCAGACCCCAATTTAGCTACATCGGCTATTGGACTTCTTTCCAAACGTAGTACTGTTTTAGGGGTACATCATTATGAAGCTCTTCTCGAAGCGTACGTcggaattgaagatatcaaaacttCTTTCCGAATTTTAAATATCATGACCAACGCAGGTCTCACACCAGACGCAAGTTCCACACGATCAATATATCTTTGGCTaacaaaatcatcattccATGCTCTTGAAGGAtggaaaattctcaaatcgTTAAAAGCGGATGGATACACTATTCCCATTGCCGCTGTAAACGTCGTTCTAGAAGGTGTCATCTTCACCAATAATCTAAGTCACAGTCATGACTTAGCAATCGATTATTACAAAGAACTCCACCGAATATGCGCCGCGGGTCCCAATATCGAAACCTTCAATACGCTTCTCCGAGGCCTAGGTGCTCATGGTAGAGGATCGAAATCTAAAGCTATGTTCCTTGCGTCGGAAATCCAAGCCTTAAACCTCAAACCCGATGAGCTCACTTATGATCGTCTCATTTTAATTTGTCTGCACACCGAAAACGCGGATTATGATGATTGTTTTCGGTATTtggaggagatgatgatggtagGGAAAGATAAGGTTGATGCGGCGGGGAGGAGAGGTTGGTGGATGAGACCAGGCACGGTAGTGGCGTTGGTGAAGAGATGTGTGGAGAGTGGGGACGAGAGGGCTTGGCAGTTGATGGAGGATATGAGGGTGAGGGGTATGGTTAATGAGTATACGAGGCTGAAGGTTTGGACGGATTTGTATTGGCCGAAGGGGAGTGGGGGTaggaggggaaggagagaaggggaatATTTGCGGGGCGAGAGGGAGGTTGAGGAAGCGAGAGGCGAGAAGATTGTGGTGGGATAGAAGGGAGGAAGTAGCTTCGTTTTGAAGGGAGATGAGATCAGATGAGTATCTTGAGTATAATTGTATATTATCCAAATGTCATATGAATAATACATCTCCTCGTATTGCTGTTTATTCATTCCCGTCTAATCTGATTTTATACttaccccttcatctcaATCTATCGCCTCAACAAATCCCAGTtttctccccttcccctttccctctccaaGACTAGATAAATATTTCATGTTTTCCTTAATgtatactttcttttctttctcattcttttcgAGTGTTTCTTCAGCTGCGTTTTTGATGGATGGTTTCTGGGCTGGGCTGAAAAAGTAGAGCTGAATCGTGATGGATTGGATATATATgtggatgttgatattgatgttgattctTGAGTGTGATGGGTAGGATGGATGggggggatggatgggagatggggatagagatgaggatgaaataTAATGGGTATTGTGAGTATATCATAATGGTTATTGATACTTGATACTTTGAAGTTGGGCTGGAGTATATTGAgctgagttgagttgagctTAAAGCACAGTGAAgtagaatgaaataaatgaatCAGTTAATAAGTATTAGTTGATTGAAATCTTTAGAAGTgtgaattcgaattcgaatggGTAGGGGTGTGGATATTTAGGGAGTGATATgcgaggatgaggatgaaatcTTAGAAGGGAGGGGGACTCTAGTGACTTTGGGTATACTAGAAACTCTGGGGAGGGGGGTGTATTGACTGAAGGGGGCACTGATTGGGTTTGTTCTGGGGGATGGCTTGAAAAGAGAAGGGGGAATTTGAGGGTGGGAAGTTGGAGAGGGAAAATGTGTGGATGGTGGAGTGGGGTTGAGAGTTTTGGGGCAGAGAGggggtatatatataaatgtaaaCGAGATGGGTTTATGTGGGAGAGGGTATGGAAAGTGGTATCCCAAGAAAGATGTCTTAGGTTGGGAGTGGGAGTAGGATTAGTTGTGTTGATTTCTTGGGGGAgtgggaagggaaagagaggcggtggtgaggatgatggtggtggggTCATGATGGGGACTACTGAGTGGTGAGTttatgttgttgttgttgtttttgttcttttcattttatacATATTCATGGTTTTTCCTTATATCAATCAACCGAGTGTAAGTAGTTTAGTTTAGTTTAGCCCAACAACAATGGCAATGACAAGCCATTCAGCTTCTTCGttgatgaaagaaaaaaaaagtgggatataaatatttatcgGAGTCAGTATTGATAGATATGTAGATATTTCTAGTTCTATTATCTTGGGA encodes the following:
- the Bclsm4 gene encoding Bclsm4; this encodes MVLPLGLLTAAQGHPMLVELKDGETLNGHLVSCDTWMNLTLKEVVQTSPDGDKFTRLPEIYVKGNNIKYLRMPDEIIDLVKDQQQGQQSNYRGRGGNRGDRGGDRGRGGRGGRGRGRGGRGA